GGAGACGAAGACGGTGCGGCCCTCCGCCGCGAGCGACTTCATCAGGTTCCGCACCCAGAGGATGCCCTCCGGGTCGAGGCCGTTGACCGGCTCGTCGAAGAGGAGGACCTGCGGGTCGCCGAGGAGCGCGGCGGCGATGCCGAGGCGCTGGCCCATGCCCAGCGAGAAGCCCTTGGAGCGGCGTTTGGCGACGGCCTGGAGGCCGACGACGCCGAGCACCTCGTCGACGCGGCGCTGCGGGATGCCGGAGAGCTGCGCGAGGCTGAGGAGGTGGTTGCGGGCGCTGCGGCCGCCGTGCACGGCCTTGGCGTCCAGCAGGGCGCCGACGTGGCGGGCGGCGTTGGGGAGCTTGCGGTAGGGGTGGCCGCCGATGGTGACGTGGCCGGCGGTGGGGTTGTCCAGGCCGAGGATCATCCGCATGGTGGTGGATTTGCCGGAGCCGTTGGGACCGAGGAAGCCGGTCACCATGCCCGGCCGGACCTGGAAGGAAAGGTTGTGCACGGCCGTCTTGTCGCCGTAGCGCTTGGTCAGGCCGACTGCCTCGATCATTCTCCGCACCCATCGAAAGGATCAGGACGTACGTACGTCGGGGCGGACGCCCCCGTAAGGGTTAGGAGAATAACGGGCCACTGACGGTTCCCGCCGGGTCAGTACGGTTCGGGGACGGCATTTCCTTCGCCCCCGCCGCCCTTACCCGTCCCATCCCTTCAAGGGGCTCCGCCCCTTGGACCCCGAAACGGGGCTTCGCCCCGTTGCGCAGTTCCCCGCGCCCCTTGAATCGTCCCGTCACGCATCCCGTTGCCGCAGCACCGCATAGCCGCCCGCCAGGGCAGCCAGGACCCAGAGGAGCATGATGCCGAGGCCGCCCCAGGGGCCGTAGGGCGGGTTGTCGGAGGCCTGGGGGACGACCTGCATGATGCGGCTGCCCGCCTGGTCGGGCAGGAACTGGCCGACCTTCTTCGTCACCGACACGTTCCCCAGGATGTTCGAGATCAGGAAGAAGAACGGCATCAGGATGCCGAGCGACAGCATGGGGGAGCGCAGCATCGCCGCCACCCCCATCGAGAACATCGCGATCAGCGTCATGTACAGCCCCCCGCCGATCACCGCCCGCAACACCCCCGGCTCGCCCAGCGACGTCCGGTGCGGCCCCAGCATCGCCTGGCCGAGGAAGAACGCGACGAAGCTGGTCACCATGCCGACCACCAGCGCCAGTATCGTCGCCACCCCGATCTTGCTGAACAGGAACGTCGCCCGCCGCGGCACCGCCGCCAGCGACGTACGGATCATGCCGGTGCTGTACTCGTTGGACACGACGAGCACCCCGAACACGATCATCGCGAGCTGTCCGAGCGTCATCCCGGCGAAGCTGATGAACGTCGGATCGAAGGTGGTGCGGTCGCGCCGGCTCATGTTGCCGAACTCGTGCCGGGACAGCGCCGAGATGAGCATGCCGAGCGCGACGGTGACGACCACCGCGAGCGAGAGCGTCCACACCGTGGACGCCACCGACCGGATCTTCGTCCACTCGGAGCGGATGACCTGGGTCGTCGCCATCGTCAGCCCACCTTCTTCCAGCTCTCGCGGTCCTCGCCCCACTCCCGGGCCGGCCCGGGCCCGGAGTGCGCGTGGTACTCGACGGACTCGGCGGTCAGCCGCATGAACGCCTCCTCCAGCGAGGCCTGCCGGGGGCTGAGCTCGTGCAGCACGAGACCGTGCCGCGCGGCCAGCTCGCCGATCCGCGCGGCCTCGTCGCCGTCGACCTCCAGCGCCCCGCCGCCCGCCTCGACGACCGTGATCCCGGCCTCGTGCAGCGCGTCGAGGAGCTGCTCGTACTGGGGGGAGCGGATCCGTACGTAGGCGCGGGAGTTGCGGGCGATGAAGTCGGCCATCGTGGTGTCGGCGAGCAGCCGGCCCTGGCCGATGACGACGAGGTGGTCGGCGGTCAGTGCCATCTCGCTCATCAGATGGGAGGAGACGAAGACCGTACGGCCCTGCGCGG
The DNA window shown above is from Streptomyces sp. NBC_00670 and carries:
- a CDS encoding ABC transporter permease, which codes for MATTQVIRSEWTKIRSVASTVWTLSLAVVVTVALGMLISALSRHEFGNMSRRDRTTFDPTFISFAGMTLGQLAMIVFGVLVVSNEYSTGMIRTSLAAVPRRATFLFSKIGVATILALVVGMVTSFVAFFLGQAMLGPHRTSLGEPGVLRAVIGGGLYMTLIAMFSMGVAAMLRSPMLSLGILMPFFFLISNILGNVSVTKKVGQFLPDQAGSRIMQVVPQASDNPPYGPWGGLGIMLLWVLAALAGGYAVLRQRDA